In the Bacillota bacterium genome, one interval contains:
- a CDS encoding DNA adenine methylase: MTALAIAVLHYPGGKACLASWIADLLPPPGSYRVFIDVFGGAASMLLEIMRRNDADGVKAHYVYNDKDEELVNFFRVLRDSKMRDELREMLRWTPYSRKEFRDCIEMPVAGDPVKRAWRFFTLTQQKFAGGRATPGRWGCDTGGKAVSRWLNSQERLDSFGEMFRRVQVECLDFAEILKRYDGKDILVYLDPPYFPGSRVDPGIYDLELPRERHEELAGLLDGFSGMAALSGYRCPEYDEWYAGWERHDREVPCHISGVGSTGERKGLSKPRRIESLWLNRLAVASRKRIRQISFSI; this comes from the coding sequence GTGACAGCGCTGGCAATAGCCGTATTGCATTACCCGGGAGGTAAGGCATGTCTTGCATCCTGGATAGCAGATCTGCTCCCGCCCCCCGGAAGCTACCGTGTCTTCATAGACGTGTTCGGAGGGGCGGCGAGTATGCTGCTGGAGATTATGCGCCGGAACGACGCGGACGGGGTTAAGGCGCATTATGTCTACAACGACAAAGACGAGGAACTGGTCAACTTCTTCCGGGTGCTCAGGGATAGCAAAATGAGGGATGAGCTGCGGGAGATGCTCCGGTGGACGCCGTACTCACGGAAGGAATTCCGGGATTGCATCGAGATGCCTGTTGCGGGGGACCCGGTAAAAAGAGCGTGGCGGTTTTTCACCCTGACCCAGCAGAAGTTTGCGGGCGGCAGGGCGACTCCCGGGAGGTGGGGATGTGACACCGGCGGGAAGGCCGTATCAAGATGGCTTAACTCCCAGGAGAGGCTGGATAGTTTCGGTGAGATGTTCCGGCGGGTGCAGGTGGAATGCCTGGACTTTGCTGAAATCCTGAAACGGTACGACGGGAAAGACATCCTGGTATACCTGGACCCTCCATATTTCCCGGGCTCCCGCGTTGACCCCGGTATATACGACCTGGAGCTCCCGCGGGAGAGACACGAGGAGCTGGCCGGGCTGCTGGATGGGTTTTCCGGGATGGCGGCTCTCTCCGGCTACCGGTGCCCGGAGTACGATGAGTGGTACGCGGGTTGGGAGAGGCACGACCGGGAGGTCCCGTGCCATATATCCGGGGTGGGGAGTACCGGTGAGCGAAAAGGGTTAAGCAAGCCGCGCCGGATTGAATCCCTCTGGCTGAACCGGTTGGCGGTTGCGTCGAGAAAGAGAATAAGGCAGATCAGTTTTTCCATATAG
- a CDS encoding HU family DNA-binding protein produces the protein MNKMDLVTEVAKRAEITKKAAGKAVDAVFDVIAGTVASGEKVQVIGFGSFEPRERKERKGRNPQTGEEIIIPATTTVSFKPGKQLKESVAG, from the coding sequence ATGAACAAAATGGATCTCGTAACAGAAGTGGCTAAAAGAGCCGAAATAACCAAGAAGGCGGCCGGAAAAGCCGTGGATGCGGTATTCGATGTGATTGCCGGAACCGTCGCCAGCGGGGAAAAGGTTCAAGTGATCGGCTTTGGATCATTCGAACCGAGAGAAAGAAAAGAACGCAAGGGCAGGAATCCCCAGACCGGCGAAGAGATTATTATCCCTGCAACGACCACAGTCAGTTTTAAGCCCGGTAAGCAATTAAAAGAATCGGTTGCCGGCTGA